The DNA sequence CCACGCGGATGGTGCCATGGTCCGTGGTGATGACCATGCGGCCGCCGCGTTCGGCGATGCCCTTGATGATGTCCAGCAGCGGCGAATGCTCGAACCAGCTCTTGGTGAGGCTGCGGTAGGCGGCATCGTCATCGGCCAGCTCGCGGATCACCTCCATCTCGGTGCGGGCGTGGCTCAGCATGTCCACGAAGTTGTAGACGATCACGTTGAGCGGATTGCCCATCAGGTTGTCCAGCGATTCGGCCAGTTTCTTACCGGTGGCCAGGTTCAGGATCTTGTGGTAGCTGTACTTCACGTTCTTCCCCAGGCTTTTCAGCTGCCCTCCGATGAACTCCTCCTCGTGCGCGTTCTTGCTGCCCTGCTCGTCCTCGCTGATCCACTTGCCGGGGAAGCGCTTCTCGATCTCGCTTGGCATGAGGCCGGCGAATAGCGCGTTGCGCGCGTATTGCGTGGCGGTGGGCAGGATGCTGTAGAACATGCCCTGCTCCTCGGTGCGGAAGTACTCGCCGACGAAGGGCTCCAGCACGCGCCATTGGTCCAGCCGCAGGTTGTCGATCAGCACCAGGAAGAGTGGTGGCTGCTTCTCGTCGATCAGCGGCGCCACCTTGGCCTTGAAGATCTGGTGGCTCATCAGCGGGGTGTCGTCGCCCTGGCCGTTCACCCAGTCCAGGTAATTCTTCTCCACGAAGCGTGCGAAGAGGTCGTTGGCCTCGGTCCACTGGCTGCGCAATATGTCGGTCATGCCCTGGTCCTGCCCGCCCACGAGGTCCAGTTCCCATTTCACCAGTTCGCCGTAGAGCTGCTTCCAATCCTCGGTGCCCAGGCGATCGCCCATGCGCATGGCCAGCTGGCGGAACTGCTGCTGGTAGTTGCTGGTGGTCTTCTCGCTGCGCAGGCGCCGGCCTTCCAGGTGCTTCTTCAGGGTGAGCAGGATCTGGTTGGGGTTCACCGGTTTGATGAGGTAGTCGCCGATCTTGCCGCCGATGGCCTCCTCCATGATGTGCTCCTCCTCGCTCTTGGTGATCATCACCACCGGGGTGTGCGGTTGGATGTCCTTGATACGGCTGAGCGTTTCCAGCCCGCTGAGGCCGGGCATGTTCTCATCCAGGAAGATGATGTCGTACTCCTTGGCCCGCACCTTCTCCACGGCGTCCAGACCGTTGTTCACGGTGTCCACGCCGTAGCCCTTGCCTTCCAAAAAGAGCACATGCGGGCGCAGCAGGTCGATCTCGTCGTCGGCCCAAAGGATGTTGGCGGTCATGGGGTGGATGGGGGTGCCCGCAGGCGGTGCGATGGTGTTCCGGGTGATGTGCATATCCGGCCAACGCGGAACGAGACGCGGTGTTGCCCGGGTGGGCGAAGGTAGGGTCCGTCTGGAGGCGCCTCCCGTACTTTCGCACCTCACACAACACCTGTTCATGCTGCGATCCACCACGTTTCTTCTGTTGTTCGCCACCACCACCATGCTTCCGGCCCAGCACTGGGTGGATCTGCTGATGGACGAGACGACCAACATCCATGATGTGAAGGCCGCCTTCGACACCGAGTGGGAAGGCCGCACCTATGTGCGCGGCAAGGGCTGGAAACAGTTCCAGCGCTGGCACTGGTTCATGGAGCAGCGCACCTGGCCCAGCGGCGAGCGGCCCGACCCTGCGATCCACCTGCAGGCCACACAGGAGGTGCGGCAGATGCACGCCCAACGTGGCGGCCTGCGAGACGGGGCCGAATGGCGCTCCTTGGGACCCACGCAATGGAACACCTTCTCCTACAACCCCGGCAACGGACGCGTGAACTGCGTGGCGCTCGACCCCCAGGACCCGGAGATCATCTATGCGGGCACCCCCAGTGGCGGTCTGTGGCGCTACATCCCCGGCACAGGGTGGGAGGCCCTCTTCACCGACCTGCCCTCCATGGGCGTTTCCGGCATCGTCATCCACCCGGACGAACCGCAGACCATCTTCATCGCCACCGGTGATGGCGACGGTGCCGACACTTACAGCGCCGGGGTGCTGAAGACCACCGATGGCGGCCAGACCTGGGAAAGCACCGGACTGGACTGGAACATCAACCAGACCCGCACCACGCGGGCCCTGCGCATGCGCCAGAACGACCCCGACGTGCTGTATTGCGCCGCCAGCAGCGGATTGTACAGCACCACCGATGGCGGCGAGAACTGGACCCAGCACAGTGGTGGCTCATTCCGCGATGTGGAATTCATGCCGGGGGACACCACCATCGTGTACGCCTGCGGCACCTCATTCTACCGCAGCGAACCCGGTGGCGACAACTTCAGCAACGCGGGCATCACCGGCCTGCCTTCCCCCTCGCAGGTGGGTCGCATGGCCATCGCCGTCACACCCGCCGACCCCCTGATCGTGTACGCCCTGTGCAGCAACAACCAGAACGGTTTTCTCGGTCTCTACAGAAGCACCGATGGCGGCCACACCTTCGAGACGCGATCCACTTCGCCGAACCTCTTCGGCTACAGCGAGGTGGGCGATGACCTGGGCGGACAGGCCTGGTACGACATGGCCCTGGCCGTGGACACGGAGAACCCCGACCTCGTGTATGTGGGTGGCATCAACGTGTGGCGCAGCACCGATGGCGGCGCCAACTGGAACATCGTGTCCCACTGGGTCTACCCTTCCATGATCGGGTACACCCACGCGGACATCCATTCGCTGGATGTGCTGGACGGCAAGATCTGGTGCGGGTCCGACGGCGGGATCTTCGTCAGCGCCAACACCGGCAACAACTGGCAGAACCGAAGCTTCGGATTGGACATCACGCAATTCTACCGCATCGGCGGAAGCGCATCGGATGCCGGCCTGCTGCTGGGTGGCGCCCAGGACAACGGCACCAACCGTTTGAAGGACGGCCAATGGACGCACATCTTCGGCGCGGACGGCATGGAATGCGCGGTGGATCGTGCGAGCAACAGCATCCTCTACGGCGCATACCAGAACGGTGGTCTCCTGCGCTCCAACAACGAGGGTGTCAGCTGGACGGGCCTTACCGACAACATCGACGACGAAGGCGCCTGGGTCACACCCTATGTGCTGCACCCCACCGATCCCACGGTGCTCGTGGCCGGCTTCCGCAACCTGTGGGTCACCGCCGACCGTGGCGACAACTGGTACCAGACCACCTTCTGGCCCACGGGCGAATTCGTCCGTGTGATCGCCATCGCACCTTCCGATCCGGATGTGTGGTTCGCCGCACGCAACGACCGGGTCATGCGCAGCATCGACGGCGGCTTCACCTGGAATAGCATCAAGCCCGGCCTGCCCAACCTCTCGCCCACTTCCATCGCCGTGGACCACGATGATCCCCTGCATGTGTGGATCACCTTCAGCGGCCAGACCGGCGGACAGAAGGTCTATGAAAGCGTGAACGGTGGCAGCTCCTGGATCAACCGCAGCCTGGGCCTGCCCAACGTGCCGGCCAACAGCATCGTCACCCAGCCCGATTCGCCCAATGGCGTGTACCTCGGCACCGACATGGGCGTGTTCTACCGCGACGACTACACCGAGGGTTGGGAACTCTACGGCAACGGACTGCCCAATGTGGTGGTGACCGAACTGGAGATCCACATGGGCAGCGGCACCTTGCGCGCGGGTACTTATGGGCGTGGCATCTGGGAAGCGGACCTCTACTTCTCGCCCTTCGCCAGCGTGGATGGGATCGCGATCACCGAAGGTCCGCTGGTCATGCCGGTCGACATGGAAGGCCGCTACATCATCCGCGCCGACGAACGCCTGGGCCGGCTGCTGGAGGTGCGTGTGTTCGATGCCGTGGGACGGGCGATCCGCCCCCGCATGGGCCAGCGCGACCTGCACCAGTTGGACCTGTCCGCACAGCCACCGGGCACCTACCTGGTGCACATCACCATGGAGAAGGGCATGTGGACGAGGCCCGTGGTGGCCAGGGTGTGGTGACAGGGTTGAAGATCGGAGCGCCGACGGGGCCGACAGGACCAGACAACGTCCAACTACCTTCAACCTCCGTTGTCACCGGCATGAAGATCCTCAACGACCCCATCTACGGCTTCATCAGCGTGCCGCACCCGATGGTGCTGCGGCTGATCGACCATCCGTGGTTCCAGCGGCTGCGCTACATCAAGCAGCTGGCCCTTGGTCACCTGGTCTATCCCGGTGCGCTGCACACGCGCTTCCACCATGCGCTGGGCGCCATGCATCTGATGGGCGAGGCCATCGCCACTTTGCGTGGCAAGGGACATGGGATCACCGACGACGAGGCCCTCGGCGCATCCATCGCCATCCTGCTGCACGATGTGGGCCACGGACCCTTCAGCCATGCGTTGGAGCACAGCCTCGTGGAAGGCATCTCCCACGAGGACGTGAGCGCCCTGGTGATGGATGCGCTGAACGCCAGATTCGATGGCGCGCTCAGCACCGGTATCCGCATCTTCCGGGACCAGTATCCGAAACACTTCCTCCATCAACTCGTCAGCAGCCAGCTGGACGTGGACCGCATCGACTACCTGAACCGCGACAGCTTCTACACCGGCGTCAGTGAAGGTGTCATTGGTGGCGAGCGCATCATCAAGATGTTGCAGGTGGTCGATGATCGGCTGGTGGTGGAGGAGAAGGCCATTTACAGCATCGAGAAGTTCCTGGTGGCGCGGCGGCTGATGTACTGGCAGGTGTACCTGCACAAGACGGTGGTGGCCTGCGAACTGATGCTGGTGGAGACCCTGCGCCGCGCGAAGCACCTGGCCATGCGAGGTGAGGCCGTGTTCGCATCGCCCGCATTGTCGCGCTTCCTCACCAAGCACCATGACCGTGCGAGCTACCACGACCCGGAGGTGCTGGCGGACTTCCTCCGATTGGACGACCACGACGTGATGGGCGCTGTGAAGGTCTGGGCCGCCCATCCGGACAAAGTGCTGAAGCAATTGGCCGAGGACCTCACGCACCGACGCACGCTGCACATCCGCTTGCAGGACCAGCCCTGGGACCCACAGCGCGTCAAGGAGATGAAGGGCCGCGTGGCACAGCAGCTCGGTATCGACCCAACGGCGGCGGACCACTTCGTCCTCACCGGCAGCATCATCAATAACGCTTACGATCCCGCCCAGGACCGCATCGAACTGCTGCACAAGGATGGCACGCTTCGCGACATCGCCGACGCCAGCGACAACCTGGGGATCGCCGCGCTGAGCAAGCCGGTGGAGAAGTGGTACCTGGCGTGGCCGAGGTGGTCGCAGAAGTAAGTTCGCCCCATCATGCCGTCCCCCATCGTACTCGTGACCGGTGCCACCGCCGGTTTCGGCGAGGCCATCGCGCGCCGCTTCGCCGCCGAGGGTTGGCGTGTCGTCATCACCGGCCGCCGCAAGGAAAGATTGGAAGCCCTGCGCAAGGAGCTCGAAGGTCTGCACGGCAAGCTCGAAGGTCCACCCATCGTGCATCCCCTGCACTTCGATGTGCGCGACAACGACGAGGTGCAGCGTGCCATCGCCTCACTGCCCGACGACTGGAAGGATATCGACGTGCTGGTGAACAACGCCGGGCTCGCTGCCGGCATGGCATCCATCCAGGAGGGCGATCTGGAGGACTGGAACACCATGCTGGACACCAATGTGAAGGGCCTGCTGCACGTGAGCCGTGCGGTGATCCCCGGCATGATCGAGCGTGGGCGCGGTCACATCATCAACATCGGAAGCGTGGCTGGCAAGGAGGTGTACCCGCGCGGCAACGTGTACTGCGCCAGCAAGCATGCGGTGGACGCCCTGACCAAGGCCATGCGGCAGGACCTGCTCCCCCACGGCATCAAGGTGACCCAGATCGCGCCCGGCCTGGCCGAGACCGAATTCAGCCTGGTGCGCTTCAAGGGCGATGAACACAAGGCGAAGCAGGTCTACCTCGGCATGGAGCCCCTGCGCGGCGCCGACATCGCCGATCTGGTGTGGTTCGCCGCCACACGCCCGCCACATGTGTGCATCAACGATCTGGTGGTGACGCCTACCGCACAAGCCAGCAGCACACAAGTGCACCGGAAGGGCTGAAGTACATTGCGGTCCTTCCATCGAACCCAGCCACAGCACCATGTCCAAATTGGTCCGCATCCTACTCATTCTCCTCGGTGCCCTGCTCATCCTTGGCTTCATTGGCCTGCGCTTCATGAAGAAGCAGACCAAGCGCCACAGTCCGATGGAGAAAGTGACGCTGGTGCACCACGATATCGAGCTGGAGGTGAACTACTGCAGGCCCTTCAAGAAAGGACGCCCCATCTTCGGTGGGTTGGTGCCATACGACCAGGTGTGGCGCACCGGAGCGAACGAAGCCACCACCTTCCGCACCAATGCGGACATCCAGTTCGGTGACACGCCCCTGAAAGCCGGCACCTATACGCTGTGGACCATTCCGGGGCCGGAGCAATGGAAGGTGATCCTCAACGGCAAGCGCTACGCCTGGGGCGTGAAGTGGGGCGGTGAGGCGAGCCGCGAACCCGAGCACGATGTGGCGAAGGTGACGGTGCCCGTGGAAGCACAGAACCCGCCCTTGGAACAGTTCACCATCAGCTTGCAGGACGAACCCTTCGCTTTGGTGCTGGCCTGGGACCGCACGCGTGTGACCGTTCCGCTGGACCATTGACGGCCTTGGCCGGGGTATCTTCGCCGCGCCTCACCCAGCGCACCGTCCGCCATGCAATTCACCGCAGCACAGATCGCCGAGCTCCTCGGTGGAGAGGTCGATGGCGACCCGCAGGTCCTGGTGAATGATCTGGCCAAGATCGAGGAGGCCCGCAGCGGCACCCTTACCTTCCTGGCCAACCCCAAGTATACCGAGCACCTCTACACCACCGGCGCCAGCATCGCCATCGTGGCGGCGGCCTTCGAGCCCCAGCGCACCCTGCCCAAGCGTCTCACGCTCATCCGCGTGGGCGACCCGCGAGCCGCCTTCACCGAGTTGCTGGATCGCTACACGCAGTTGCAGTACGACCGCAAGGGCATCGAACAACCCAGCTATGTGAGCCCCAAGGCCAGGCTGGGCCGCGACACCTACGTGGGCACCTTCAGCCATATCGGCGATGACGTCGTGCTGGAGGATGCCGTGAAGATCTTCCCAGGCTGCGTGATCGGCGATGGCGTGCGAATCGGCCGCGGCACGCTTTTGCACGCCGGTGTGAAGGTCTACCCCAAATGCGTCATCGGCGCCGGATGCGTCATCCACAGCGGTGTCATCATCGGAGCGGACGGATTCGGTTTCAGCACTGATGCCGAAGGCCGTTACGTGAAGATGGCCCAGGTGGGCAATGTGGTGATCGAGGACCAGGTGGAGATCGGCGCCAACACCACCATCGACCGCGCCACCATGGGCAGCACCATCATCCGCACCGGTGTGAAGCTGGACAACCTGATCCAGGTGGGCCACAACGCGGAGATCGGGGCGCACACGGTGATCGCCGCGCAGACCGGCATCGCGGGCAGCAGCAAGGTGGGCGCCCATTGCATGATCGGCGGGCAGGTGGGCATCGCGGGGCATCTCACCATCGGCGACCGCGTGCGCATCGCCGCCCAGAGCGGTATCGCCAGCGACATCCCCGAAGGCACCACCGTGCAGGGTTCTCCGGCCTTCCCCATCGTGGAATTCAAGCGCAGCCATATCCTCTTCCGCCGCCTGCCCGAAATGGGCAAACGCCTGGGCGATCTGGAGCGCGGTCGATCCGGTGGGGAGCCTCCGGCGGCGGACCGGTAGCGCTTCGGCCCGGCGATCTACCTTCGCCCGGCGAGGCCATCGTGATGTCCGAGGCCCCTTAGCAAGGCGATGAGCGACCGGCAGCATACCCTGAGAAGCGAAGCCACGCTGCATGGTGTGGGACTCCATACCGGCGAACCTGTGGAGTTGACCCTTTGCCCGGCACCTGTGGGCCACGGCTACAAATTCCAGCGCACCGACCTGCCCGGCCAACCCGTGATCGAGGCCGATGCGGACCTGGTGGTGAGCACCGCGCGCGGCACCACCCTGGGCAAGGGCGAGGCCGTGGTGAACACCACCGAACACGTGCTCAGCGCGCTCTATGCCCTGGGCGTGGACAACTGCCTGCTGAAACTCACCGGTCCTGAAGTGCCCATCATGAACGGCAGTGCGCTGCCCTTCGTGGAGGCCATCGAAGCCGTGGGGCTGGAAGAACAGGACGCCGAACGGAACTGGTGGGTGCTGAAGGAACCCATCTGGTTCGAGACCGAGGAACGCGGCACCGAGATGCTCGGCGTTCCCGCGCCGGGCGGCGAATTCCGGCTGACCGTGATGGTGGACTACAACAGCCCCGTGCTCGGCACCCAGCACGCCAGCATGTACCGGGCGGAGGAGTTCAAGACGGAGATCGCCCCCTGCCGCACGTTCGTCTTCCTGCGCGAACTGGAACAACTCGCCAAGGCGGGGCTGATCAAAGGTGGCGACCTGGACAACGCCATTGTGCTGGAGGACCGGGAGGGCACCACCCAGGAGGACCTGAAGGCGCTCGCCAAAGCCCTGAACAAACCCTACCAGGAAGTGGAGATCCGCCGCAATGGCGTGCTCAACACCACCGATCTGAAATTCTTCAACGAACCCGCGCGCCACAAGCTCATGGACATCATCGGCGACCTGGCGCTGGTGGGCCGTCCCATCAAGGGCCACATCCTCGCCGCACGGCCCGGCCATTTCGGCAACACCAGCTTCGCCAAGCGCATCAAGGCCAAGATGCGTGAAGAAGAGAAGAACCCCGTGGCCCACCTGGACCTCACGGCTGAACCCTTGTATGACAACGCCGCGATCCACCGCCTCCTTCCCCACCGCTACCCCTTCCTGCTGGTGGACAAGGTGATGTCGATGGACAAGACCAGCATCATCGGCGTGAAGAACGTGACGCTGAACGAGCCGCACTTCACCGGCCATTTTCCCGGCAACCCCGTGATGCCCGGCGTGCTGCAGGTGGAGGCCATGGCGCAGGTGGGCGGCATCTTCGCCCTCAGCCAGGTGCCTGACCCCGAGAACTACACCACCTACTTCCTCAAGACCGACGGCATCCGCTACCGGCGCAAGGTGGTACCCGGCGACACGCTCGTATTCCACCTCACCCTGATCACGCCCATCCGGCGCGGCTTGGTGCACATGCAGGGCCACGGCTACGTGAACGGACAGCTCGCCGTGGAGGCCGAAATGATGGCCCAGATCGTGCGTGACAAGGTGCCTGCGGAAAAGAAGGCCAAGGCCGGCGCCTGAACATCATGAGCATCTCACCACACGCCTTCGTGCACCCCGACGCCAAGCTCGGGAAGGATGTCGTCGTGGAGCCTTTCGCCACCCTGCAGGCCGATGTGACGGTGGGCGATGGCACCTGGATCGGGCCCAGCGCGGTGCTGATGAACGGCACCCGCGTGGGCAGCAAGTGCCGCATCTTCCCCGGTGCGGTCATCGGCGCCATCCCGCAGGACCTGAAGTTCGCCGGCGAATACACCACGGCCGAAGTGGGCGATGGCACCACCATACGCGAGTGCGTCACCATCAATCGCGGCACCGCCGACCGCCTGAAGACCGCCGTAGGAGCCAATTGCCTGCTGATGGCCTACGTGCATCTGGCGCACGATTGCATCGTGGGCGACCATGTGGTGATCGCCAACAGCGTGAACCTCGCCGGCCACGTCACCATCGACGACTGGGCCATCCTGGAAGGCAACGTGGCGGTGCAGCAATTCATCCACATCGGTGCGCACAGCTTCATCGCCGGGGCCAGCCTGGTGCGCAAGAACGTGCCGCCCTTCGTGAAAGCCGCCCGCGAGCCGCTGAGCTATGTGGGCGTGAACGTGGTGGGCCTGCGTCGCCGCGGATTCAAGGACGACGCCATCGCGCGCATCGAGGACATCTACCGCGAGATCTTCGTGCGCAACAGCAACGTGGAGCGCGCCGTGCAGAACGTGGAGCAGACCATGGCCCGCAGCCCCGAACGCGGCCTCATCCTCGATTTCATCCGCAACAGCCCGCGTGGCATCATGCGGGGGCTCACGGAATGAGCATGGGCGTTGGGGCCAATGAAGGGTTGACAGGGCATGGAGATCATCCTGCGTGATATCGCGAAGCAATTCGGCCGCGAGGTGGTCGTCCAAGGCGTGTCGTTGAAGCTGGCCTCCGGCTCACGCACGGCGATCCTGGGTCCGAACGGAAGCGGCAAGAGCACCCTGCTCCAATTGGTGGGCGGGGCATTGGCCCCCACCTCGGGGTCGATCGAACACCGCACTGGCCAAGGCGCCATTCCGCAGGAAGCGGTGTACCGCCACATGAGCGTCGCGGCGCCCTACCTCGGACTCTATGAAGAGCTGTCCCTGCGGCAGACGATCGCCTTCCATGCGCGCTTCAAACCCCTGCGCAACGGGTTGCGGCCCGAGGAGGTGGCCGGCATCGCCAGACTGGAACACGCCCTGGAAAAGCCTGTGCGGCACTTCAGCAGCGGCATGAAGCAACGTGTGAAGCTCGCCCTGGCCATTCTCAGCGACACCCCTTTGCTGCTGCTGGACGAACCCGCCAGCAATCTGGACGCCACCGCCATCGCCTGGTACGTTGACCTGCTCGGCGGACACCTCGATGGACGCACCCTGCTGGTGGCCAGCAATGCCCAACAGGACGAATTCGCCCTGTGCCACGACCGCCTGGAAGTGGAGCGCTTCAAGGCCCTGCCGGGATAGGTCGCCGGCCACTCGCTCGCTCCATGGCAGGATGGCAGCCATCTTCAACCTCCAGCGGGCTTCAGCCACCAACCGAAAAGGGCCTATTTTCGCCGCCCGAACGAAATAGCACCGCCGCATGGCCACCACCGCCGACGTCAACGTAGGTTCCTACATCCGCTACAATGGGGACATCTGCCAGATCATGGAATGGCAGCACCGCACCCCGGGCAACCTGCGCGCCTTCTACCAGGGCAAGATGCGCAACCTGCGCAACGGCAAACTCGCCGAGAACCGTTTCCGCAGCGGGGAATCCCTGGAACTGCTGCGGGTGGAGGTGCACGAACTGCAATACCTCTACCGCGACGGCGACAACCTGGTGTGCATGGACCGGGAGACCTTCGACCAGAAGTACATTCCCGTGGGACTCTTCGGCAATGCCCTCGGATTCATGAAGGAGGAGATGATCGTGCAGGTCGGCTTCGAGAGCGAGGTGCCCATCTTCGCCCGCCCGCCCAAGGTGGTGGAGCTGGAAGTGACCTACACGGAGACCGCCGTGAAGGGCGATACCAGCAGCAAGGTGATGAAGGCCGCCACCCTGGACACGGGCGTGGAGATCAGCGTGCCCAGCTTCGTGGAGATCGGCACCGTGGTGCGCGTGGACACCGAGACCGGCGAGTACCTGGACCGGGTGAAGAAGTAGGCCGGGGCCACGACCTCCAAGCGTCCCAGCCGCGAAGGGCCAGTGCTCTTCAAGAGTCGGCCCAAGGTCGAGGATCGATCGGTCCAGCTTGGTGTGCAAGGGGCTGAGGCCCACCGATACTGGTCAAGGATCGCCTTGGATGGACTTTGATGGTACGATAGGTATCGGACGGCAATGCCTCTTCCCAGGAATGCCTGTGGGCCTTGGACGGACCGGGGATACACGTTCATTCATGTCCATTCATGGTTCGCTGCGCCAAGGCGCGTCGGCCCTGAGCGGTCGCACAATACGAGGGCCTCTACCTTTGGCCCACATCGCCCGGCCGTGCTACTCGATCCCCCCCACTCCGCATCCGACATCGCGCGTTGGCTCGGCGCCCAAGTGCTGGGCCGCGCCGATCTGCCCGTCACCGGCATCAACGAGATCAACCGTGTGGAGGCCGGCGACCTGGTCTTCGTGGACCATCCGAAGTACTACGACAAAGCCCTGCGCAGCGCCGCCACCACCATCCTCATCGACAAGGCCGTGGAGGTGCCCGAAGGCAAGGCGCTCATCGTCAGCGACGATCCCTGCCGCGACTACAACCGGCTGGTGGAGCGCTTCATGCCGCGCCGGTATTGGGATCAGGCGGATGCGGCCATCGGCGAAGGCAGCCGGGTGCATCCCAGTGCGATGCTCGGGCCGGACGTGGTCATCGGCCGCGGATGCATCATCCATCCCGGGGTGGTCATCTACGAGCGCACCACGATCGGCGACCGCGTGATCGTGCATGCCAACACGGTGATCGGCGCGGATCCCTTCTACTACAAGAAGCGCTCCGCCGGCTATGAAAAGATGCCGCCCGGAGGCAGTGTCACCATCGGCGACGACGTGGAGATCGGCGCGCTATGCACCATCGACCGCGGGGTGAGCGCCGACACGCGCATCGGCCGTGGCACCAAGATCGACAACCACGTGCAGGTGGGCCACGACACCATCATCGGAGAACATTGCCTGATCGCCGCGCATGTGGGCATCAGCGGCGCCGTGGTGATCGAGGATGGCGTGACGCTCTGGGGCCAGGTGGGCGTGCCCAGCAAACTGCGCATCGGCGCGGGCGCCACGGTGCTGGGCCAGAGCGGCCTGATCAATTCACTGGAGGGCGGCAGGACCTACTTCGGCAGTCCCGCCGGGGAATGGAAGGCCAAAATGCGCGAGATCGCGCTTCTGGGCCGCCTGCCGGAGCTGTTCAAGAAGCCCAAGGACTGAGAACATGGCCCGCCTGGAGCGCATCGTGGAGCGGTTGGAGTTGAAGGAATTCCAGCTGCGCGCACTGCTCGATGTCACCAAGGCCATCAACGCCAACATGGATCGCGGCGA is a window from the Flavobacteriales bacterium genome containing:
- a CDS encoding PglZ domain-containing protein, with the protein product MTANILWADDEIDLLRPHVLFLEGKGYGVDTVNNGLDAVEKVRAKEYDIIFLDENMPGLSGLETLSRIKDIQPHTPVVMITKSEEEHIMEEAIGGKIGDYLIKPVNPNQILLTLKKHLEGRRLRSEKTTSNYQQQFRQLAMRMGDRLGTEDWKQLYGELVKWELDLVGGQDQGMTDILRSQWTEANDLFARFVEKNYLDWVNGQGDDTPLMSHQIFKAKVAPLIDEKQPPLFLVLIDNLRLDQWRVLEPFVGEYFRTEEQGMFYSILPTATQYARNALFAGLMPSEIEKRFPGKWISEDEQGSKNAHEEEFIGGQLKSLGKNVKYSYHKILNLATGKKLAESLDNLMGNPLNVIVYNFVDMLSHARTEMEVIRELADDDAAYRSLTKSWFEHSPLLDIIKGIAERGGRMVITTDHGTIRVGEPSKVVGDRNTNTNLRYKYGKNLTYESRDVLVVKDPAKAFLPKANVSTVYIFAKQDKFFVYPNNYNHFVTYFRHTFQHGGISMEEMMVPWAVLKAR
- a CDS encoding HD domain-containing protein, coding for MKILNDPIYGFISVPHPMVLRLIDHPWFQRLRYIKQLALGHLVYPGALHTRFHHALGAMHLMGEAIATLRGKGHGITDDEALGASIAILLHDVGHGPFSHALEHSLVEGISHEDVSALVMDALNARFDGALSTGIRIFRDQYPKHFLHQLVSSQLDVDRIDYLNRDSFYTGVSEGVIGGERIIKMLQVVDDRLVVEEKAIYSIEKFLVARRLMYWQVYLHKTVVACELMLVETLRRAKHLAMRGEAVFASPALSRFLTKHHDRASYHDPEVLADFLRLDDHDVMGAVKVWAAHPDKVLKQLAEDLTHRRTLHIRLQDQPWDPQRVKEMKGRVAQQLGIDPTAADHFVLTGSIINNAYDPAQDRIELLHKDGTLRDIADASDNLGIAALSKPVEKWYLAWPRWSQK
- a CDS encoding SDR family oxidoreductase, producing MPSPIVLVTGATAGFGEAIARRFAAEGWRVVITGRRKERLEALRKELEGLHGKLEGPPIVHPLHFDVRDNDEVQRAIASLPDDWKDIDVLVNNAGLAAGMASIQEGDLEDWNTMLDTNVKGLLHVSRAVIPGMIERGRGHIINIGSVAGKEVYPRGNVYCASKHAVDALTKAMRQDLLPHGIKVTQIAPGLAETEFSLVRFKGDEHKAKQVYLGMEPLRGADIADLVWFAATRPPHVCINDLVVTPTAQASSTQVHRKG
- a CDS encoding ABC transporter ATP-binding protein, whose protein sequence is MEIILRDIAKQFGREVVVQGVSLKLASGSRTAILGPNGSGKSTLLQLVGGALAPTSGSIEHRTGQGAIPQEAVYRHMSVAAPYLGLYEELSLRQTIAFHARFKPLRNGLRPEEVAGIARLEHALEKPVRHFSSGMKQRVKLALAILSDTPLLLLDEPASNLDATAIAWYVDLLGGHLDGRTLLVASNAQQDEFALCHDRLEVERFKALPG
- the lpxA gene encoding acyl-ACP--UDP-N-acetylglucosamine O-acyltransferase translates to MSISPHAFVHPDAKLGKDVVVEPFATLQADVTVGDGTWIGPSAVLMNGTRVGSKCRIFPGAVIGAIPQDLKFAGEYTTAEVGDGTTIRECVTINRGTADRLKTAVGANCLLMAYVHLAHDCIVGDHVVIANSVNLAGHVTIDDWAILEGNVAVQQFIHIGAHSFIAGASLVRKNVPPFVKAAREPLSYVGVNVVGLRRRGFKDDAIARIEDIYREIFVRNSNVERAVQNVEQTMARSPERGLILDFIRNSPRGIMRGLTE
- a CDS encoding DUF2911 domain-containing protein → MSKLVRILLILLGALLILGFIGLRFMKKQTKRHSPMEKVTLVHHDIELEVNYCRPFKKGRPIFGGLVPYDQVWRTGANEATTFRTNADIQFGDTPLKAGTYTLWTIPGPEQWKVILNGKRYAWGVKWGGEASREPEHDVAKVTVPVEAQNPPLEQFTISLQDEPFALVLAWDRTRVTVPLDH
- a CDS encoding bifunctional UDP-3-O-[3-hydroxymyristoyl] N-acetylglucosamine deacetylase/3-hydroxyacyl-ACP dehydratase, which translates into the protein MSDRQHTLRSEATLHGVGLHTGEPVELTLCPAPVGHGYKFQRTDLPGQPVIEADADLVVSTARGTTLGKGEAVVNTTEHVLSALYALGVDNCLLKLTGPEVPIMNGSALPFVEAIEAVGLEEQDAERNWWVLKEPIWFETEERGTEMLGVPAPGGEFRLTVMVDYNSPVLGTQHASMYRAEEFKTEIAPCRTFVFLRELEQLAKAGLIKGGDLDNAIVLEDREGTTQEDLKALAKALNKPYQEVEIRRNGVLNTTDLKFFNEPARHKLMDIIGDLALVGRPIKGHILAARPGHFGNTSFAKRIKAKMREEEKNPVAHLDLTAEPLYDNAAIHRLLPHRYPFLLVDKVMSMDKTSIIGVKNVTLNEPHFTGHFPGNPVMPGVLQVEAMAQVGGIFALSQVPDPENYTTYFLKTDGIRYRRKVVPGDTLVFHLTLITPIRRGLVHMQGHGYVNGQLAVEAEMMAQIVRDKVPAEKKAKAGA
- the lpxD gene encoding UDP-3-O-(3-hydroxymyristoyl)glucosamine N-acyltransferase gives rise to the protein MQFTAAQIAELLGGEVDGDPQVLVNDLAKIEEARSGTLTFLANPKYTEHLYTTGASIAIVAAAFEPQRTLPKRLTLIRVGDPRAAFTELLDRYTQLQYDRKGIEQPSYVSPKARLGRDTYVGTFSHIGDDVVLEDAVKIFPGCVIGDGVRIGRGTLLHAGVKVYPKCVIGAGCVIHSGVIIGADGFGFSTDAEGRYVKMAQVGNVVIEDQVEIGANTTIDRATMGSTIIRTGVKLDNLIQVGHNAEIGAHTVIAAQTGIAGSSKVGAHCMIGGQVGIAGHLTIGDRVRIAAQSGIASDIPEGTTVQGSPAFPIVEFKRSHILFRRLPEMGKRLGDLERGRSGGEPPAADR